The Lutibacter profundi region GCGCTAAAAAACCCTTCATAGTTTGGGGACAAGGTGTTATTATTGGTGGAGCAGAACAAGAGTTTAAAAATTTTATTGAAAAAACAGATATTCCATCAGCATCAACAGTTTTAGGACTTTCAGCTTTAGAGACGAAGCACCCTTTAAATGTTGGTATGGTTGGTATGCACGGTAATTATGCGCCAAATGTACTAACTAATTCTTGTGATGTTTTAATTGCCATTGGAATGCGTTTTGATGATCGGGTTACTGGAAATTTAGCAACCTATGCAAAACAAGCTAAAGTGATTCATTTTGATATTGACCCTGCAGAAATAGACAAAAACGTAAAAACGGATATTGCTGTTATAGCCGATGTTAAAGAATCGTTAGCCGAAATTATGCAGTATGTTAATAAAACCGAGCATAAAGAATGGATGCAAGAATTTAATAAATTATATAATATTGAACATGAAGCTGTAATTAATAATCAGTTAAACCCTACTAAAAAGGGATTAACAATGGGTGAAGTTATTGGTGGAATTAATAAAGAAACTAAAGGAGATGCTGTTATGGTTTCAGACGTTGGTCAGCATCAAATGTTTGCGTGTCGTTATGCGGATTTTATAAAAACAAGAAGTAATGTAACATCAGGTGGTTTAGGAACTATGGGATTTGCGTTGCCAGCATCAATAGGTGCAAAAATGGGTGTTCCAAATCGTGAAGTTGTGGCAATTATTGGTGATGGAGGTTATCAAATGACCTGCAATGAATTAGGTACAATTCTTCAAACAAAAGTACCTGTTAAAATTGTAGTATTAAATAATAGTTATTTAGGAATGGTTCGTCAATGGCAAGAATTATTTTTTGACAAGCGTTATGCTTCTACCGAAATGGTAAGTCCAGATTTTGTAAAGCTTGCAGAAGCTTATGATATTGAAGCTGTTAGAGTTTCGAAACGTGAAGATTTAGCAGACGCAATTAAAACAATGATTGCTTCAAAAGAAACATATTTTTTAGAAGTTGTGATAGAACAAGAAGATAATGTGTTTCCAATGAT contains the following coding sequences:
- the ilvB gene encoding biosynthetic-type acetolactate synthase large subunit, translated to METLKKDIQEGIAEKMIKITGAEAVIKCLLEEGVNLAYGYPGGAIMPVYDEIYKYQDQFHHVLTRHEQGAIHAAQGFARVTGKVGMVFATSGPGATNLVTGIADAQIDSTPLVCITGQVGSHLLGSDAFQETDIIGISTPVTKWNYQITKASEIPEVIAKAFYIAKSGRPGPVLIDITKDAQFGELDFSYKKCKKVRSYRAIPKLNIAQVKEAAALINSAKKPFIVWGQGVIIGGAEQEFKNFIEKTDIPSASTVLGLSALETKHPLNVGMVGMHGNYAPNVLTNSCDVLIAIGMRFDDRVTGNLATYAKQAKVIHFDIDPAEIDKNVKTDIAVIADVKESLAEIMQYVNKTEHKEWMQEFNKLYNIEHEAVINNQLNPTKKGLTMGEVIGGINKETKGDAVMVSDVGQHQMFACRYADFIKTRSNVTSGGLGTMGFALPASIGAKMGVPNREVVAIIGDGGYQMTCNELGTILQTKVPVKIVVLNNSYLGMVRQWQELFFDKRYASTEMVSPDFVKLAEAYDIEAVRVSKREDLADAIKTMIASKETYFLEVVIEQEDNVFPMIPTGASVSDIRLS